A stretch of Corallococcus macrosporus DNA encodes these proteins:
- a CDS encoding glycosyltransferase — MAGRRQHWRLYALGGGLGHLTRAAALARAAVARGHRVEVLTNSPFAPGLPLESWLGPGATVHRVDAGQDKAATVAAVGAWLAEATPDVLVVDTFPRGLAGELVALLPTVRAPRVLVHRDLNPVYVERFDVARAVDAFDLLVVPGEDAPFAHHPRAVRTAPWLLLDADALLPREEARRRLGLEDGDARPVVAVMGCGRPEEVAEAGATADRLRASLGEQAAVRWLVPSAHVAGLAVWPALAVLRGVDVLVGAGGYNTVQEARATGTPLVAWARPRLYDRQALRLKEAERVGDAEELEAKVASLLQTRLQEGPLARPASWINGVHAAVEAIERVAR, encoded by the coding sequence GTGGCCGGGCGACGTCAGCACTGGCGCCTTTATGCGCTCGGCGGCGGCCTGGGCCACCTGACGCGCGCGGCGGCCCTGGCCCGCGCGGCGGTGGCGCGGGGCCACCGGGTGGAGGTCCTCACCAACAGCCCGTTCGCCCCTGGCCTGCCGCTGGAGTCCTGGCTGGGGCCCGGCGCCACCGTGCACCGCGTGGACGCGGGGCAGGACAAGGCCGCCACCGTGGCGGCGGTGGGCGCGTGGCTCGCGGAAGCCACGCCCGACGTGCTGGTGGTGGACACCTTTCCGCGCGGGCTCGCCGGTGAGCTGGTGGCGCTGCTGCCCACGGTGCGTGCGCCGCGCGTGCTGGTGCACCGCGACCTGAACCCCGTCTACGTGGAGCGCTTCGACGTGGCCCGCGCCGTGGACGCGTTCGACCTGCTCGTCGTGCCCGGAGAGGACGCGCCCTTCGCGCACCACCCGCGCGCGGTGCGCACGGCGCCGTGGCTGCTGCTGGACGCGGACGCGCTGCTGCCCCGGGAAGAGGCCCGGCGGCGGCTGGGCCTGGAGGATGGCGACGCGCGGCCCGTGGTGGCGGTGATGGGCTGCGGCCGTCCGGAGGAGGTGGCGGAGGCCGGGGCGACGGCGGATCGCCTGCGCGCATCGCTGGGGGAACAGGCGGCGGTGCGGTGGCTCGTTCCCTCGGCCCACGTGGCGGGGCTGGCCGTCTGGCCGGCGCTCGCGGTGCTGCGGGGCGTGGACGTGCTGGTGGGGGCGGGCGGCTACAACACCGTGCAGGAGGCCCGGGCCACCGGGACGCCGCTGGTGGCCTGGGCGCGTCCCCGGCTCTACGACCGGCAGGCCCTGCGGCTGAAGGAGGCGGAGCGGGTGGGGGACGCCGAGGAGCTGGAGGCGAAGGTCGCGTCCCTGCTCCAGACCCGGCTCCAGGAAGGGCCCCTCGCGCGGCCCGCTTCCTGGATCAACGGCGTCCACGCGGCGGTGGAGGCCATCGAGCGCGTGGCGCGCTAG
- a CDS encoding pirin family protein, with amino-acid sequence MSQQQTQQPEAVVRVDPLGPSPTPWRTPDPFLFCVHHDDRYPQGNEQLGPKASLAGRDIGQDFAGRDGWNMYHGTVVPGFPQHPHRGFETVTIVRNGLLDHSDSLGAAARFGGGDVQWLTAGGGINHSEMFPLLKQDQGNHIELFQIWLNLPRANKMVQAHFSMLWDHVIPRHEAKDDAGRTTNITVVAGNLRDVKAPPPPPKSWAANPDADVAIWTLKMEPGARWTLPAASRGTNRMLYFFLGSRLSVGGKTVPVRNAIELRADVDVVLENGPETAELLLLQGKPIGEPVVQYGPFVMNSRQEIQQAFADYQRTGFGGWPWPSHDPVHPREEGRFARHADGHVEKPA; translated from the coding sequence ATGAGTCAGCAGCAGACGCAGCAACCGGAAGCCGTGGTCCGCGTGGATCCGCTCGGGCCGTCACCCACCCCGTGGCGGACGCCGGATCCATTCCTCTTCTGCGTGCACCACGACGACCGCTACCCCCAGGGCAACGAGCAGCTGGGACCGAAGGCGTCGCTCGCGGGCCGGGACATCGGCCAGGACTTCGCGGGGCGGGACGGCTGGAACATGTACCACGGCACCGTCGTGCCGGGCTTCCCGCAGCACCCGCACCGGGGCTTCGAGACGGTCACCATCGTGCGCAACGGGCTGCTGGACCACTCGGACTCGCTGGGCGCGGCGGCGCGCTTTGGCGGCGGCGACGTGCAGTGGCTCACCGCGGGCGGCGGCATCAACCACTCGGAGATGTTCCCGCTGCTCAAGCAGGACCAGGGCAACCACATCGAGCTGTTTCAAATCTGGCTCAACCTGCCGCGCGCCAACAAGATGGTGCAGGCGCACTTCTCCATGCTGTGGGACCACGTCATCCCGCGCCACGAGGCGAAGGACGACGCGGGCCGCACCACGAACATCACCGTGGTGGCGGGCAACCTGCGGGACGTGAAGGCGCCGCCTCCGCCTCCCAAGTCCTGGGCCGCGAACCCGGACGCGGACGTGGCCATCTGGACACTGAAGATGGAGCCGGGCGCGCGCTGGACGCTGCCCGCGGCGTCGCGCGGCACCAACCGGATGCTCTACTTCTTCCTGGGCTCGCGGCTGAGCGTGGGTGGCAAGACGGTGCCGGTGCGCAACGCCATCGAGCTGCGCGCGGACGTGGACGTGGTGCTGGAGAACGGCCCGGAGACGGCGGAGCTGCTGCTGCTCCAGGGCAAGCCCATCGGCGAGCCGGTCGTGCAGTACGGCCCGTTCGTGATGAACTCGCGGCAGGAGATCCAGCAGGCCTTCGCGGACTACCAGCGCACGGGCTTCGGCGGCTGGCCCTGGCCCAGCCATGACCCGGTGCACCCGCGCGAGGAAGGCCGCTTCGCGCGGCACGCGGACGGCCACGTCGAGAAGCCGGCCTGA
- a CDS encoding DUF5953 family protein: MSSATITTELMSMPAILPESSLLLLVHAPDLDGDSRRMRAVIHALEHALPGLHLDWTRSEAEGIQPLSQRDAWLDEAAEDGELPALCNGDEDHLVTLSGWERAGHLSPGNEPLFELHLELPLDTRGIAMAGRLLEAMAESSRAWWGRVLTSRTVVELSRQVRRHWQDAPEPPRGLPVLEPLEMTPTPVVPHHLGWVNYWSAATVQRLGFPDPSRDAELLTRSRQTAFGGWLVRLTDAPLDLDDPAHLDVLRRTYARFPAIGGRAAP; the protein is encoded by the coding sequence GTGAGCAGCGCCACCATCACCACGGAGCTCATGAGCATGCCGGCCATCCTGCCTGAATCCTCCCTGCTCCTGCTCGTCCACGCCCCCGACCTCGACGGTGACTCCCGGCGGATGCGCGCCGTCATCCACGCCCTGGAGCACGCGCTCCCAGGGCTGCATCTGGACTGGACCCGCTCTGAAGCAGAGGGAATCCAGCCGTTGTCCCAGCGGGACGCGTGGCTGGACGAGGCCGCCGAGGACGGCGAGCTGCCCGCGCTCTGCAACGGGGACGAAGACCACCTCGTGACCCTGAGCGGCTGGGAGCGGGCCGGGCACCTGTCTCCCGGGAACGAGCCGCTGTTCGAGCTCCACCTGGAGCTGCCGCTGGACACGCGCGGCATCGCGATGGCGGGGCGGCTGTTGGAGGCCATGGCCGAAAGCTCGCGGGCCTGGTGGGGACGGGTGCTCACCTCGCGCACCGTCGTGGAGCTGTCCCGGCAGGTGCGCCGTCACTGGCAGGACGCACCCGAACCACCCCGGGGGCTGCCGGTGCTCGAACCGCTGGAGATGACGCCCACGCCCGTCGTGCCCCATCACCTGGGCTGGGTGAACTACTGGTCCGCCGCCACCGTGCAGCGGCTCGGGTTCCCGGATCCCTCGCGCGACGCGGAGCTGCTGACCCGTTCGCGCCAGACGGCCTTTGGAGGCTGGCTCGTCCGGCTCACGGACGCACCGCTCGACCTGGACGACCCGGCCCACCTCGACGTCCTGCGGCGGACCTACGCGCGCTTCCCTGCGATCGGCGGACGCGCGGCGCCTTGA
- a CDS encoding phage holin family protein, with product MDEQKQPQQRPSLMSTILTQGKRILKKEAELARKDLKEDAKNTAKSSLLLGASLWMGMTGVSALIIAAALALPKRPVKGALVMGGVLVGGSLGIGLTGLRTLPHKPMGRSRDGLQTIASTVGEQLPH from the coding sequence ATGGACGAACAGAAGCAGCCGCAGCAGCGCCCGTCCCTGATGTCGACGATCCTCACGCAGGGCAAACGCATCCTCAAGAAGGAGGCGGAGCTCGCCCGGAAGGACCTGAAGGAGGACGCGAAGAACACCGCGAAGAGTTCGCTGCTGCTCGGCGCGAGCCTGTGGATGGGGATGACGGGGGTGAGCGCGCTGATCATCGCGGCGGCCCTCGCGCTGCCGAAGCGGCCCGTCAAAGGCGCGCTCGTGATGGGCGGCGTGCTGGTGGGCGGCTCGCTGGGCATCGGCCTCACCGGGCTGCGGACCCTGCCTCACAAGCCCATGGGCCGCTCCCGCGACGGGCTCCAGACGATTGCCTCCACCGTCGGGGAGCAGCTCCCGCACTGA
- a CDS encoding glycosyltransferase, whose protein sequence is MGSSGIVYASFDRFPAPKGAAVHIRAFVEALGAAFGPVDLVAIGDAPGAPPPALGAHVTYHPLGARGKDLISQALTFRSHLGAWWRGRPRAKVVHVRSIFEGYPIARRKAALTDALVYEVNGLPSIELKYHHPDVADDAELMRKLLAQEEACLQAADLLVTPSAVTAEHLVSRGADPKRLRVIPNGVDLDVFRYAPPRFPEAGRPPRMLYSGTMTAWQGVHHAIEACRLLRRDLPVTLTLVGPLRKHARRALLDRCGDLVLQGAVEILEPLPQEELARLHHACDVVLVPLPVNDRNCVQGCCPLKLLEAMATGTPVVVSDLPVVRALAEATEAFRIRPGSPKAIAEAVKDLLANPALGASLSANARARIERDFPWGRAQEALVNAYADDLGIARANTRDSTAASASA, encoded by the coding sequence GTGGGCTCATCCGGAATCGTCTACGCGTCCTTCGACCGCTTCCCCGCTCCCAAGGGCGCCGCCGTGCACATCCGCGCCTTCGTGGAGGCCCTGGGCGCCGCGTTCGGCCCGGTGGACCTGGTGGCCATTGGCGACGCGCCCGGTGCTCCCCCGCCTGCCCTGGGGGCCCACGTCACCTACCACCCGCTGGGTGCCCGCGGGAAAGACCTCATCTCCCAGGCGCTGACGTTCCGCTCGCACCTGGGGGCGTGGTGGCGGGGCCGGCCGCGCGCGAAGGTCGTCCACGTCCGCTCCATCTTCGAGGGCTACCCCATCGCCCGCCGCAAGGCCGCCCTCACGGACGCGCTCGTGTACGAGGTCAACGGCCTGCCCTCCATCGAGCTGAAGTACCACCACCCCGACGTCGCCGACGACGCGGAGCTGATGCGCAAGCTGCTCGCGCAGGAGGAGGCCTGCCTCCAGGCCGCGGACCTGCTCGTCACCCCCAGCGCCGTCACCGCCGAGCACCTGGTCTCCCGAGGCGCGGATCCGAAGCGCCTGCGCGTCATTCCCAACGGCGTGGACCTGGACGTGTTCCGCTACGCCCCGCCACGCTTCCCGGAAGCCGGGCGTCCGCCGCGCATGCTCTACAGCGGCACCATGACCGCGTGGCAGGGCGTGCACCACGCCATCGAGGCCTGCCGCCTCCTGCGCCGCGACCTGCCGGTGACGCTCACGCTCGTGGGTCCCCTGCGCAAGCACGCGCGCCGCGCCCTCCTGGACCGCTGCGGCGACCTCGTGCTCCAGGGCGCCGTCGAAATCCTCGAGCCCCTGCCCCAGGAAGAGCTGGCCCGGCTGCACCACGCCTGCGACGTCGTGCTCGTGCCACTGCCCGTGAACGACCGCAACTGCGTGCAGGGCTGCTGCCCGTTGAAGCTGCTCGAAGCCATGGCCACCGGCACGCCCGTCGTCGTCAGCGACCTGCCGGTGGTGCGCGCGCTCGCGGAGGCCACCGAGGCCTTCCGCATCCGCCCCGGCTCGCCCAAGGCCATCGCGGAGGCCGTGAAGGACCTCCTCGCGAACCCCGCCCTCGGCGCCTCGCTGAGCGCCAACGCCCGCGCCCGCATCGAGCGCGACTTCCCGTGGGGCCGCGCGCAGGAGGCGCTGGTGAACGCCTACGCGGACGACCTGGGGATCGCGCGAGCCAATACGCGCGACAGCACCGCGGCCTCCGCGTCCGCCTGA